The Bos javanicus breed banteng chromosome 18, ARS-OSU_banteng_1.0, whole genome shotgun sequence genome has a segment encoding these proteins:
- the FCGRT gene encoding IgG receptor FcRn large subunit p51 isoform X1, with product MGGRQGGLPLRMRLPRPQPWGLGLLLVLLPGALSAENYRSLQYHFTAVSAPEAGTPAFWVSGWLGPQQYLSYNNLRAQAEPYGAWVWESQVSWYWEKETMDLRNQETLFLEALQALGEGPFTMQGLLGCELGPDNVSVPVAKFALNGEEFMMFDPKLGIWDGDWPESRTVSIKWTQQPEAVNKEKTFLLYSCPHRLLGHLERGRGNLEWKEPPSMRLKARPGSPGFSVLTCSAFSFYPPELKLHFLRNGLAIGSGEIDMGPNGDGSFYAWSSLTVKSGDEHHYRCVVQHAGLAQPLTVELESPARTSVPVVGIVIGLLLLLTVAAGGALLWRRMRKGLPAPWISFRGEDVGALLPTPGLSKDGES from the exons GTCTCCCACTCAGGATGCGGCTTCCCCGGCCTCAGCCCTGGGGGCTCGGTCTGCTGCTCGTCCTCCTGCCTGGGGCGCTGAGCGCAG AGAACTATCGCTCGCTCCAGTACCACTTCACCGCCGTGTCGGCCCCCGAAGCGGGGACCCCTGCTTTCTGGGTTTCGGGCTGGCTGGGGCCCCAGCAGTACCTGAGCTACAATAATCTGCGGGCGCAGGCTGAGCCCTACGGCGCGTGGGTCTGGGAAAGCCAGGTGTCCTGGTATTGGGAGAAAGAGACCATGGATCTGAGGAACCAGGAGACGCTCTTCCTCGAAGCGCTCCAAGCTTTAGGCGAAG GCCCCTTCACCATGCAGGGCCTGTTGGGCTGCGAGTTGGGCCCTGACAATGTCTCGGTGCCGGTGGCCAAGTTTGCCCTGAACGGCGAGGAGTTCATGATGTTTGACCCCAAGCTGGGCATCTGGGATGGTGACTGGCCTGAGTCCCGGACTGTCAGTATCAAGTGGACGCAGCAGCCAGAGGCGGTCAACAAGGAGAAGACCTTCCTCCTCTACTCCTGCCCACACCGGCTGCTGGGGCATCTGGAGAGGGGCCGGGGCAACCTGGAGTGGAAAG AGCCACCCTCCATGCGCCTGAAGGCCCGACCCGGCAGTCCCGGCTTCTCTGTGCTCACCTGCAGCGCCTTCTCCTTCTACCCACCTGAGCTGAAGCTGCACTTCCTGCGGAACGGGCTGGCCATTGGCTCTGGTGAGATAGACATGGGCCCCAACGGCGACGGCTCCTTCTACGCCTGGTCATCACTCACAGTCAAGAGTGGCGACGAGCACCACTACCGCTGCGTGGTGCAGCACGCGGGGCTGGCCCAGCCCCTCACGGTGGAGCTGG AATCACCAGCCAGGACCTCGGTGCCAGTGGTGGGGATCGTCATCGGCTTATTGCTGCTCCTGACAGTGGCTGCGGGAGGAGCTCTCCTGTGGAGAAGGATGAGGAAGGGGCTGCCAG CTCCTTGGATCTCTTTCCGTGGGGAGGATGTAGGGGCCCTCCTGCCCACTCCCGGCCTGTCCAAGGATGGTGAATCTTAG
- the FCGRT gene encoding IgG receptor FcRn large subunit p51 isoform X2: MRLPRPQPWGLGLLLVLLPGALSAENYRSLQYHFTAVSAPEAGTPAFWVSGWLGPQQYLSYNNLRAQAEPYGAWVWESQVSWYWEKETMDLRNQETLFLEALQALGEGPFTMQGLLGCELGPDNVSVPVAKFALNGEEFMMFDPKLGIWDGDWPESRTVSIKWTQQPEAVNKEKTFLLYSCPHRLLGHLERGRGNLEWKEPPSMRLKARPGSPGFSVLTCSAFSFYPPELKLHFLRNGLAIGSGEIDMGPNGDGSFYAWSSLTVKSGDEHHYRCVVQHAGLAQPLTVELESPARTSVPVVGIVIGLLLLLTVAAGGALLWRRMRKGLPAPWISFRGEDVGALLPTPGLSKDGES, translated from the exons ATGCGGCTTCCCCGGCCTCAGCCCTGGGGGCTCGGTCTGCTGCTCGTCCTCCTGCCTGGGGCGCTGAGCGCAG AGAACTATCGCTCGCTCCAGTACCACTTCACCGCCGTGTCGGCCCCCGAAGCGGGGACCCCTGCTTTCTGGGTTTCGGGCTGGCTGGGGCCCCAGCAGTACCTGAGCTACAATAATCTGCGGGCGCAGGCTGAGCCCTACGGCGCGTGGGTCTGGGAAAGCCAGGTGTCCTGGTATTGGGAGAAAGAGACCATGGATCTGAGGAACCAGGAGACGCTCTTCCTCGAAGCGCTCCAAGCTTTAGGCGAAG GCCCCTTCACCATGCAGGGCCTGTTGGGCTGCGAGTTGGGCCCTGACAATGTCTCGGTGCCGGTGGCCAAGTTTGCCCTGAACGGCGAGGAGTTCATGATGTTTGACCCCAAGCTGGGCATCTGGGATGGTGACTGGCCTGAGTCCCGGACTGTCAGTATCAAGTGGACGCAGCAGCCAGAGGCGGTCAACAAGGAGAAGACCTTCCTCCTCTACTCCTGCCCACACCGGCTGCTGGGGCATCTGGAGAGGGGCCGGGGCAACCTGGAGTGGAAAG AGCCACCCTCCATGCGCCTGAAGGCCCGACCCGGCAGTCCCGGCTTCTCTGTGCTCACCTGCAGCGCCTTCTCCTTCTACCCACCTGAGCTGAAGCTGCACTTCCTGCGGAACGGGCTGGCCATTGGCTCTGGTGAGATAGACATGGGCCCCAACGGCGACGGCTCCTTCTACGCCTGGTCATCACTCACAGTCAAGAGTGGCGACGAGCACCACTACCGCTGCGTGGTGCAGCACGCGGGGCTGGCCCAGCCCCTCACGGTGGAGCTGG AATCACCAGCCAGGACCTCGGTGCCAGTGGTGGGGATCGTCATCGGCTTATTGCTGCTCCTGACAGTGGCTGCGGGAGGAGCTCTCCTGTGGAGAAGGATGAGGAAGGGGCTGCCAG CTCCTTGGATCTCTTTCCGTGGGGAGGATGTAGGGGCCCTCCTGCCCACTCCCGGCCTGTCCAAGGATGGTGAATCTTAG
- the RCN3 gene encoding reticulocalbin-3 isoform X1: protein MMWPPSLLLLLLLLRRGAQGKPSPDAGPHGQGRVHHAAPLSEAPHDDAHGNFQYDHEAFLGREVAKEFDQLTPEESQARLGRIVDRMDRAGDGDGWVSLAELRSWIAHTQQRHIRDSVSAAWNTYDTDRDGRVGWEELRNATYGHYEPGEEFHDVEDAETYKKMLARDERRFRVADQDGDSMATREELTAFLHPEEFPHMRDIVIAETLEDLDRNKDGYVQVEEYIADLYTAEPGEEEPAWVQTEREQFRDFRDLNKDGKLDGSEVGHWVLPPAQDQPLVEANHLLHESDTDKDGRLSKAEILGNWNMFVGSQATNYGEDLTRHHDEL from the exons ATGATGTGGCCACcctcacttctgctgctgctgttactgctcAGGCGTGGAGCCCAGGGGAAGCCATCTCCTGACGCCGGCCCTCATGGCCAGGGGAGGGTGCACCACGCGGCCCCCCTGAGCGAAGCCCCTCATGATGACGCTCACGGGAACTTCCAATACGATCATGAGGCTTTTCTGGGACGAGAAGTGGCCAAGGAATTTGACCAACTCACTCCAGAGGAAAGTCAAGCTCGTCTGGG GCGCATCGTGGACCGCATGGACCGCGCCGGGGACGGGGATGGCTGGGTGTCGCTGGCCGAGCTCCGCTCGTGGATTGCACACACGCAGCAGCGGCACATACGGGACTCAGTGAGCGCGGCCTGGAACACGTACGACACAGACCGCGACGGGCGTGTGGGTTGGGAGGAGCTGCGCAACGCCACCTACGGCCACTATGAGCCGG GTGAAGAATTTCATGATGTGGAGGATGCGGAGACTTACAAGAAGATGCTGGCTCGGGACGAGCGGCGTTTCCGGGTGGCTGACCAGGATGGGGACTCAATGGCCACTCGGGAGGAGCTGACGGCCTTCTTGCACCCTGAGGAGTTCCCTCACATGCGGGACATTGTGATTGCT GAAACCCTGGAGGATCTGGACAGGAACAAAGACGGCTACGTGCAAGTGGAGGAGTACATTG CTGACCTGTACACGGCGGAGCCCGGGGAGGAGGAGCCGGCCTGGGTGCAGACCGAGCGGGAGCAGTTCAGGGACTTCCGGGATCTGAACAAGGACGGGAAGCTGGACGGGAGTGAGGTGGGCCACTGGGTGCTGCCCCCCGCCCAGGACCAGCCCCTGGTGGAGGCCAACCACTTACTGCATGAGAGCGACACGGACAAG GACGGGCGTCTGAGCAAGGCTGAGATCCTGGGCAACTGGAACATGTTCGTGGGCAGCCAGGCCACCAACTACGGCGAGGATCTGACACGGCACCACGACGAGCTCTGA
- the RCN3 gene encoding reticulocalbin-3 isoform X2 — translation MMWPPSLLLLLLLLRRGAQGKPSPDAGPHGQGRVHHAAPLSEAPHDDAHGNFQYDHEAFLGREVAKEFDQLTPEESQARLGRIVDRMDRAGDGDGWVSLAELRSWIAHTQQRHIRDSVSAAWNTYDTDRDGRVGWEELRNATYGHYEPGEEFHDVEDAETYKKMLARDERRFRVADQDGDSMATREELTAFLHPEEFPHMRDIVIAETLEDLDRNKDGYVQVEEYIADLYTAEPGEEEPAWVQTEREQFRDFRDLNKDGKLDGSEVGHWVLPPAQDQPLVEANHLLHESDTDKHPRCTPWSYTRHELA, via the exons ATGATGTGGCCACcctcacttctgctgctgctgttactgctcAGGCGTGGAGCCCAGGGGAAGCCATCTCCTGACGCCGGCCCTCATGGCCAGGGGAGGGTGCACCACGCGGCCCCCCTGAGCGAAGCCCCTCATGATGACGCTCACGGGAACTTCCAATACGATCATGAGGCTTTTCTGGGACGAGAAGTGGCCAAGGAATTTGACCAACTCACTCCAGAGGAAAGTCAAGCTCGTCTGGG GCGCATCGTGGACCGCATGGACCGCGCCGGGGACGGGGATGGCTGGGTGTCGCTGGCCGAGCTCCGCTCGTGGATTGCACACACGCAGCAGCGGCACATACGGGACTCAGTGAGCGCGGCCTGGAACACGTACGACACAGACCGCGACGGGCGTGTGGGTTGGGAGGAGCTGCGCAACGCCACCTACGGCCACTATGAGCCGG GTGAAGAATTTCATGATGTGGAGGATGCGGAGACTTACAAGAAGATGCTGGCTCGGGACGAGCGGCGTTTCCGGGTGGCTGACCAGGATGGGGACTCAATGGCCACTCGGGAGGAGCTGACGGCCTTCTTGCACCCTGAGGAGTTCCCTCACATGCGGGACATTGTGATTGCT GAAACCCTGGAGGATCTGGACAGGAACAAAGACGGCTACGTGCAAGTGGAGGAGTACATTG CTGACCTGTACACGGCGGAGCCCGGGGAGGAGGAGCCGGCCTGGGTGCAGACCGAGCGGGAGCAGTTCAGGGACTTCCGGGATCTGAACAAGGACGGGAAGCTGGACGGGAGTGAGGTGGGCCACTGGGTGCTGCCCCCCGCCCAGGACCAGCCCCTGGTGGAGGCCAACCACTTACTGCATGAGAGCGACACGGACAAG CACCCCAGATGCACCCCCTGGTCCTACACCAGACATGAGCTTGCCTAG
- the NOSIP gene encoding nitric oxide synthase-interacting protein, translating into MTRHGKNCTAGAVYTYHEKKKDTAASGYGTQNIRLSRDAVKDFDCCCLSLQPCHDPVVTPDGYLYEREAILEYILHQKKEIARQMKAYEKQRGARREEQKELQRAAAQDHVRGFLEKEAAIVSRPLNPFTPKAASAGNGPDDAQPGSSAGPAGKDKDKALPSFWIPSLTPEAKATKLEKPSRIVTCPMSGKPLRMSDLTPVRFTPLDSSVDRVGLITRSERYVCAVTRDSLSNATPCAVLRPSGAVVTLECVEKLIRKDMVDPVTGEKLTDRDIIVLQRGGTGFAGSGVKLQAEKSRPVMQA; encoded by the exons ATGACGCGGCACGGCAAGAACTGCACAGCAGGGGCCGTCTACACCTACCATGAGAAAAAGAAGGACACAG CGGCCTCAGGCTATGGCACCCAGAACATTCGACTGAGCCGGGATGCCGTCAAGGACTTCGACTGCTGCTGCCTCTCGCTGCAGCCCTGCCACGACCCTGTCGTCAC CCCAGATGGCTACCTGTATGAGCGGGAAGCAATCCTCGAGTACATTTTGCACCAGAAGAAGGAAATTGCCCGGCAGATGAAG GCCTACGAGAAGCAGCGGGGCGCCCGGCGAGAGGAGCAGAAGGAGCTGCAGCGGGCAGCGGCGCAGGACCACGTGcggggcttcctggagaaggaggcagcCATCGTGAGCCGGCCCCTCAACCCCTTCACGCCCAAGGCCGCCTCGGCAGGGAACGGCCCAG ACGATGCCCAACCCGGGTCCAGTGCGGGCCCTGCAGGCAAGGACAAGGACAAAGCGCTGCCCAGCTTCTGGATCCCGTCGCTGACCCCCGAGGCGAAGGCCACGAAGCTGGAGAAGCCG tcGCGCATCGTGACCTGCCCCATGTCCGGGAAGCCGCTGCGCATGTCCGACTTGACGCCGGTGCGCTTCACGCCGCTGGACAGCTCCGTGGACCGCGTGGGGCTCATCACGCGCAGCGAGCGCTACGTGTGCGCCGTGACCCGCGACAGCCTGAGCAACGCCACGCCGTGCGCCGTGCTGCGGCCCTC TGGGGCTGTGGTCACCCTGGAGTGCGTGGAGAAGCTGATTCGCAAGGACATGGTGGACCCAGTGACCGGGGAGAAGCTCACGGACCGTGACATCATCGTGCTGCAGCGG GGCGGCACCGGCTTCGCGGGCTCCGGAGTGAAGCTGCAGGCGGAGAAGTCCCGGCCGGTGATGCAGGCCTGA